The Kocuria sp. TGY1127_2 genome includes a window with the following:
- the pheA gene encoding prephenate dehydratase produces MKYTYLGPEGTFSEAALLSVPGSDTAERIPATSVPAALAMVREGKVDAAMVPIENSVEGGVTATLDAIADGEDLRIVREVLVPIRFILVGAPGLTLDEVRVVSTHSHAWAQVRKWMGEALPNADYVPASSTAAAAVAFLDEDNPGYEAAVCSPIVAEQHPELNLLATDIGDNANAITRFILVTSAHDGLPTPEPTGADKTTLVIPLPEDRAGALMDLLEQFAVRGVNLSRIESRPTGQSLGSYFFSIDAEGHLENLRMRNALRGLHRVSPGVKFLGSYPRADRKEPLLDSHHSDEAFSRADKWVDNL; encoded by the coding sequence ATGAAGTACACATATCTCGGCCCCGAGGGCACGTTCTCTGAGGCCGCACTGCTTTCTGTCCCTGGTTCGGACACCGCCGAACGCATACCGGCCACGTCCGTTCCGGCCGCCCTGGCCATGGTCCGCGAGGGCAAGGTCGATGCGGCGATGGTTCCGATTGAAAACTCCGTAGAGGGCGGTGTCACGGCAACCCTTGATGCCATTGCGGACGGGGAAGACCTGCGCATCGTTCGGGAGGTGCTGGTCCCCATCCGTTTCATCCTCGTCGGTGCCCCAGGACTGACGCTCGACGAGGTCCGAGTGGTGTCGACGCATTCCCATGCTTGGGCACAGGTCCGGAAATGGATGGGTGAAGCGCTGCCCAATGCGGATTACGTGCCCGCGAGCTCCACGGCCGCGGCGGCGGTCGCATTCCTCGATGAAGACAACCCAGGGTATGAGGCGGCGGTATGCTCCCCGATCGTCGCCGAACAGCATCCGGAACTGAACTTGCTCGCAACAGATATTGGTGACAACGCCAATGCGATCACTCGATTCATTCTGGTGACCTCGGCCCACGACGGTCTGCCGACCCCTGAGCCCACCGGGGCGGACAAGACCACCCTGGTCATCCCGCTCCCCGAGGACCGCGCGGGCGCTCTGATGGACCTTTTGGAACAGTTCGCGGTGCGAGGGGTGAATCTTTCACGCATTGAGTCACGGCCGACGGGGCAGTCATTGGGCTCGTACTTCTTCTCCATCGATGCCGAAGGTCACTTGGAAAACCTGAGAATGCGCAACGCCCTGCGTGGCCTGCACCGGGTATCACCGGGTGTGAAGTTTCTGGGTTCCTATCCTCGCGCCGATCGGAAGGAACCCCTTCTCGATTCGCATCATTCCGACGAGGCTTTTTCCCGGGCAGACAAGTGGGTGGACAACCTCTGA
- a CDS encoding diacylglycerol kinase family protein yields MRPSGKALGVVGFLSLAAAAAASVVTSWRGRPPVLTQPVPWRPRLEPGSPRQVGVVYNPVKSLAHFSCDALAHATRKIDWPEPKFYETTTEDPGRGMAEQAVADGCDLVIAMGGDGTVRQVAGVLEGTTTGMGIVPLGTGNLLARNLEMSISDLHSCIDTALHGRPRRIDMIGLRATRQDGIHEELSYLVMGGAGFDAQIMTDTKDDLKSRLGWLAYVEAGLRNLVSVRRPVAIQIDDDEPIRRRIRAVLVANCGEITAGLHLAADSTADDGLLEVILLTPRNLVGWVSLTRQVVTRKRNGLPVIEHLHGKKVVLDFGGSPQPVEVDGDLIGTYGRLVAEVRPAVLAVNTYPENITPFRSLANLRKTSALGQSRLNWRRFVNPSVS; encoded by the coding sequence ATGCGACCTTCCGGAAAAGCCCTAGGTGTGGTGGGCTTCCTGAGCCTGGCCGCCGCCGCTGCCGCCAGCGTCGTCACGTCGTGGCGAGGGCGGCCCCCTGTACTGACCCAGCCCGTGCCGTGGCGCCCCCGTCTCGAACCGGGGAGCCCACGTCAGGTCGGTGTCGTGTACAACCCGGTGAAGTCGCTCGCACACTTCTCGTGCGATGCTCTGGCACACGCAACTCGTAAAATCGATTGGCCGGAACCGAAGTTCTACGAGACGACGACGGAAGATCCCGGCCGCGGTATGGCCGAACAGGCAGTGGCCGACGGCTGTGATCTCGTCATTGCTATGGGTGGGGACGGCACGGTCCGCCAGGTGGCTGGCGTCCTGGAGGGCACCACGACGGGGATGGGAATCGTCCCGCTGGGCACTGGCAATCTGCTCGCACGCAACCTGGAAATGAGCATCTCGGATCTGCATTCCTGCATCGATACGGCACTCCATGGCAGGCCCCGACGCATCGACATGATCGGTCTCCGAGCGACGCGGCAGGACGGGATCCATGAAGAGCTGTCGTACCTGGTCATGGGCGGGGCGGGCTTCGACGCCCAAATCATGACGGACACCAAGGACGATCTAAAGTCGAGATTGGGGTGGTTGGCCTACGTCGAGGCCGGTCTGCGCAATTTGGTTTCCGTCAGACGTCCGGTTGCCATCCAGATCGACGACGATGAACCGATCCGCAGGAGGATTCGTGCAGTACTCGTCGCCAATTGCGGGGAAATCACGGCCGGTCTTCATCTGGCCGCGGACTCCACGGCGGACGACGGTCTCCTCGAAGTCATCTTGCTGACCCCTCGCAACCTGGTCGGGTGGGTATCCTTGACCAGACAGGTCGTGACGCGGAAAAGAAACGGCCTTCCGGTCATCGAGCATCTTCACGGGAAGAAAGTCGTACTGGACTTCGGAGGCAGTCCGCAACCGGTAGAGGTCGATGGCGACCTGATCGGAACCTATGGTCGCCTGGTGGCCGAGGTCCGGCCGGCAGTCCTTGCCGTCAACACCTACCCGGAGAACATCACACCGTTCCGCAGTTTGGCGAACCTCAGGAAGACAAGCGCTCTGGGACAGTCCCGTTTGAACTGGCGGCGGTTCGTCAACCCGTCGGTGAGTTAG
- a CDS encoding GNAT family N-acetyltransferase codes for MTEFDTIPTPPTDLTAPTLTGTSVQLEQLSLDHCEDLQDATRDGELWNLWYTSVPRPEGVESEIRRRLELQRNWAMIPFAARRLADGKITGMTSYYDLDWSAPRVDIGYTWNAASTQRTGMNIESKKLLLTYAFETLKCISVRFETHKLNRQSRRAIEDLGAQLDGVLRNDRRMEDGSIRDTCSYSIVRDEWPAVRNQLAHRMNRAQDR; via the coding sequence ATGACGGAATTCGACACCATCCCAACGCCTCCAACCGACTTGACCGCGCCTACGCTTACGGGCACGTCGGTCCAGCTTGAACAGCTTTCCCTCGATCATTGCGAGGATCTTCAGGACGCAACCCGCGACGGCGAACTGTGGAACCTTTGGTACACCTCGGTTCCCCGACCGGAAGGCGTCGAATCAGAGATCCGCCGGCGTCTGGAGCTCCAGCGAAACTGGGCCATGATCCCTTTCGCAGCCCGTCGTCTCGCCGACGGCAAAATCACTGGCATGACAAGCTATTACGATCTTGACTGGAGCGCGCCGAGGGTCGATATCGGATACACCTGGAATGCCGCGTCGACGCAACGGACCGGGATGAACATCGAGTCGAAGAAACTCCTGCTCACCTATGCCTTCGAAACCCTCAAGTGCATCAGCGTGCGCTTCGAAACCCATAAACTGAACCGACAGTCCCGACGAGCGATCGAGGATTTGGGAGCGCAACTGGACGGCGTGCTGCGCAACGATCGGCGTATGGAGGATGGTTCGATCCGGGATACCTGCAGTTATTCGATCGTGCGCGACGAGTGGCCCGCGGTCCGTAATCAGTTGGCTCACCGGATGAATCGCGCTCAGGACCGGTAA
- the serS gene encoding serine--tRNA ligase produces MIDINLLRENPDLFRASQRARQSDVELVDHILEADANRRQSISDFESLRAEQKSFGKKVSQATGEEKNALLAEVKELSQKVKAAENALNEAQAAQDELLSRMENLIIDGVPTGGEDDFVTLKTVGEPRDFASEGFEPRDHLEIGELLDGIDMARGAKVSGARFYFLKGAVARLEQALLWMALDQATKAGFTMLTTPTLVRPETMAGTGFNVKHDDEIYRLERDDLYLVGTSEVAIAGYHADEIIDFDGGPRKYLGWSTCYRREAGSAGKDTRGIIRVHQFNKAEMFVYCPVEEAEGMHEKMLAWEEEMLGKCGLSYRVIDTAAGDLGSSAARKFDCEAWIPTQGTYRELTSTSNCTTFQARRLNIRERKPDVVSANGKTKKGGTRTVATLNGTLATTRWLVAILETHQQKDGSVRIPEALRPYMGGLEVIPVVGQK; encoded by the coding sequence GTGATCGACATTAATCTTCTGCGCGAAAATCCAGACCTGTTTCGGGCTTCTCAGCGTGCCCGCCAATCCGACGTCGAGCTCGTGGACCACATCCTCGAAGCTGACGCCAATCGTCGGCAGTCGATTAGTGATTTCGAATCACTGCGAGCGGAACAGAAGTCTTTCGGCAAAAAGGTCTCCCAGGCCACTGGCGAGGAGAAAAATGCCCTGCTGGCCGAGGTCAAAGAGCTCTCACAGAAGGTCAAAGCCGCGGAAAATGCCTTGAACGAAGCCCAGGCAGCTCAGGACGAACTCCTCTCCCGCATGGAGAACCTCATCATCGACGGCGTCCCCACCGGTGGCGAGGACGACTTCGTCACCTTGAAAACGGTTGGCGAGCCCCGGGATTTCGCTTCCGAAGGCTTCGAACCGCGGGATCATCTTGAGATCGGGGAGCTCCTCGACGGCATCGATATGGCCAGAGGAGCCAAAGTCTCCGGTGCGCGTTTTTACTTCTTGAAAGGTGCGGTCGCTCGCCTCGAACAGGCTTTGCTGTGGATGGCACTGGACCAAGCCACCAAGGCCGGCTTCACGATGCTGACTACCCCGACCCTCGTCCGTCCCGAGACTATGGCTGGGACTGGTTTCAACGTCAAGCACGACGACGAGATCTACCGGCTCGAGCGGGACGATCTTTACCTCGTGGGAACATCCGAGGTCGCGATCGCCGGTTACCACGCGGACGAGATCATCGATTTCGACGGCGGACCCCGGAAATATCTCGGGTGGTCCACGTGTTACAGACGTGAGGCCGGATCCGCCGGCAAGGATACCCGCGGCATCATTCGCGTACACCAGTTCAACAAAGCAGAAATGTTTGTGTACTGCCCCGTAGAAGAAGCGGAAGGCATGCACGAGAAAATGCTGGCCTGGGAAGAGGAAATGCTGGGCAAGTGCGGCCTGTCCTATCGTGTGATCGATACTGCGGCCGGCGATTTGGGTTCTTCGGCAGCGAGGAAGTTCGATTGCGAGGCGTGGATTCCCACCCAAGGCACATACCGTGAATTGACCTCGACCTCGAATTGCACGACGTTCCAGGCCCGGCGGCTGAACATTCGAGAGCGCAAGCCGGACGTGGTCTCCGCCAACGGCAAGACGAAAAAGGGCGGAACCCGGACGGTCGCTACCCTCAATGGCACGCTGGCTACAACGCGTTGGTTGGTCGCGATCTTGGAAACTCACCAGCAGAAGGACGGATCGGTCCGCATCCCCGAAGCACTGCGCCCCTATATGGGCGGGCTCGAGGTCATCCCAGTGGTTGGGCAGAAATAG
- a CDS encoding HAD family hydrolase → MTQETIHPPVQVRWHKEAGVKYLVALDVDGTLVDHDGHMSEDVKEAVRSVAQEGHHIVVSTGRSKGATLPIVELADIESGYAVSSNGGVTLEIGKQHVDGYKIVDAVTFRPAKALAALHEKLPGAKFALEAADGSFFSTAHFQDRSFGMEAQTVSLEEILDMEAVRVVVFSSETDIDSFAEIIDEVGLHGVTYSVGWTPWLDIAAHGVSKASALEQIRKNLGVDPAHTIAMGDGRNDIEMLEWAARGVAMGQAPEEVIDVASEVTSSVYDDGAAHILRSLLD, encoded by the coding sequence ATGACTCAAGAAACAATTCACCCGCCGGTGCAGGTGCGCTGGCACAAAGAAGCAGGGGTGAAATACCTGGTGGCCCTCGACGTCGACGGAACCCTCGTGGACCACGACGGTCACATGTCAGAAGACGTCAAGGAAGCCGTTCGATCCGTTGCCCAGGAAGGGCACCACATCGTGGTCTCGACCGGCCGTTCGAAGGGTGCGACCTTGCCGATCGTGGAACTCGCCGACATCGAGTCCGGCTACGCGGTCAGCTCCAACGGCGGCGTGACACTCGAAATCGGCAAGCAACACGTGGACGGTTATAAAATCGTCGACGCCGTGACCTTCAGGCCGGCCAAGGCGCTCGCCGCTCTCCACGAAAAACTGCCCGGCGCAAAATTTGCTCTCGAGGCCGCTGATGGGTCGTTCTTCTCGACAGCCCACTTCCAGGACCGGAGCTTCGGCATGGAGGCGCAGACCGTTTCCCTCGAGGAAATCCTCGACATGGAAGCCGTCCGCGTGGTGGTTTTCTCGTCCGAAACGGACATCGACTCCTTCGCCGAAATCATCGACGAAGTAGGCCTGCACGGTGTGACCTACTCGGTGGGCTGGACTCCCTGGCTGGATATTGCGGCTCACGGAGTTTCCAAGGCATCTGCCCTCGAACAGATCCGTAAGAATCTCGGCGTCGACCCTGCCCATACCATTGCGATGGGCGACGGCCGGAATGACATCGAGATGCTCGAATGGGCCGCTCGCGGCGTCGCCATGGGACAGGCGCCGGAGGAAGTCATCGACGTCGCCTCCGAGGTCACCTCGTCGGTTTACGACGACGGCGCCGCGCACATCCTGCGCAGCTTGTTGGACTAA
- a CDS encoding carbon-nitrogen hydrolase family protein, translating to MKIAIAQINSSEIVSENLSKVQDCTRRAREEGAELVVFPEATMTAFGSDLFAAATEHAEMWKTEMQWLAAEQEISLVTGEFAPAEDGKVQNILAVYTPSGERLDYAKIHLYDAFGFTESNDVAPGNDLLVVNIGGVSVGLSLCYDIRFPKLFAELSRKGAQVSLVAASWAAGSGKVEQWETLARARALDSNTIVVAVDQADPKVSGVNVNPKAPTGVGHSIVSDPFGHVIASFGEAEELQVLELDLGVVEQAEKSLPVLENAKLGY from the coding sequence ATGAAAATTGCTATCGCGCAGATCAACAGCAGCGAGATTGTCAGCGAAAACCTGAGCAAGGTGCAGGATTGCACGCGCCGCGCTCGCGAAGAAGGCGCGGAACTCGTCGTCTTCCCGGAAGCTACCATGACTGCTTTCGGCAGTGACCTCTTCGCGGCAGCGACCGAACATGCCGAGATGTGGAAGACCGAAATGCAGTGGCTCGCCGCGGAACAAGAGATCTCCCTGGTGACTGGCGAATTCGCTCCTGCCGAGGACGGCAAAGTACAAAACATCCTGGCCGTGTACACGCCTTCGGGCGAGAGACTCGATTACGCCAAGATTCACCTCTACGACGCGTTCGGCTTCACGGAGTCCAACGACGTGGCACCTGGAAATGATTTACTCGTGGTCAACATCGGCGGAGTCTCGGTGGGTTTGTCCCTGTGCTACGACATCCGGTTCCCCAAGCTGTTTGCCGAATTGTCTCGCAAGGGCGCACAGGTTTCCTTGGTGGCCGCGTCATGGGCCGCCGGAAGCGGCAAGGTGGAGCAATGGGAAACCCTGGCTCGTGCCCGCGCCCTGGACAGCAACACGATCGTCGTCGCGGTGGATCAGGCCGACCCGAAGGTCTCCGGTGTCAACGTCAATCCCAAGGCTCCGACCGGTGTCGGACACAGCATCGTCTCAGACCCTTTCGGTCACGTTATTGCCTCGTTCGGCGAGGCAGAAGAATTGCAGGTCCTCGAACTGGATCTGGGCGTGGTCGAGCAAGCAGAAAAATCGCTCCCTGTTCTGGAGAACGCAAAACTCGGTTATTAG
- a CDS encoding helix-turn-helix domain-containing protein produces the protein MNFDVELPDSRDTDGPEEPDAQKLRMAQALQRERARHGLSLSEAAKRAGVSKSTLSQLEAGSGNPSVETMWALATSYGVQLAQLLDPPRGRISLVRLQNLPQLPSSNASYSAALLSAGQVGVRRDVYLISAEPGRARESSPHPTGTVEHIVLAAGRARAVCDGEEAVLNPGDFLTFAGDVEHSFEALEPGTRAVYVIDS, from the coding sequence ATGAACTTCGACGTCGAACTCCCCGACTCACGCGACACCGATGGGCCCGAGGAACCGGATGCGCAAAAACTGCGCATGGCGCAGGCACTCCAACGAGAGAGAGCCAGGCACGGTCTCAGCCTGAGCGAGGCGGCCAAGCGGGCCGGCGTCAGCAAGTCGACGCTCTCTCAGCTAGAGGCCGGATCGGGGAACCCCAGCGTCGAAACCATGTGGGCGCTGGCCACCTCGTACGGGGTGCAGCTGGCACAACTGCTCGACCCTCCCCGCGGCCGCATCTCCCTCGTGAGACTCCAGAATCTGCCTCAACTCCCCTCCTCGAATGCGAGCTATTCGGCCGCGCTTCTTTCCGCAGGCCAAGTGGGAGTGAGGCGCGATGTCTACCTCATCAGCGCCGAACCCGGCCGGGCCCGGGAATCCAGCCCCCACCCCACGGGAACCGTCGAACATATCGTGCTGGCAGCAGGAAGGGCACGGGCGGTTTGCGACGGAGAGGAAGCCGTGCTCAATCCGGGTGACTTCCTGACGTTCGCGGGCGACGTCGAACACAGTTTCGAGGCACTCGAGCCGGGCACGCGTGCGGTTTACGTCATCGACAGTTGA
- a CDS encoding AzlC family ABC transporter permease: MRSIYRTVSRLFSDTVAPTQRRNAMAIFLTLGAVGLSYGALSQSSGFAIWQTVLLAALATSGAAELTFVGVIAAGGAPIFAVLGGLLVNSRNFAFGLSAGEYVPRGWRRLLASHMVNDETVAFARSVRGRQARWQHFVVMAILLFPAWVGGAALGQLLGSVVDADALGLDAAFPIILFCLVVQDLKNPLVAIIAGGGAILAISATPVLPLGLGAVASLVILIPAAGFIWAKGHIRPSRTSAEGGEV, from the coding sequence ATGCGTTCGATTTATAGAACGGTCTCGCGGTTATTCTCTGATACCGTGGCGCCGACCCAGCGTCGCAATGCGATGGCGATCTTCCTGACCCTCGGTGCGGTGGGGCTTTCCTACGGTGCGCTGTCGCAATCCTCGGGATTCGCGATCTGGCAAACCGTTCTCTTGGCGGCTTTGGCAACCAGTGGCGCGGCGGAGCTGACTTTCGTCGGCGTGATCGCTGCGGGAGGAGCCCCGATCTTCGCGGTATTGGGAGGGCTTTTGGTCAACTCCCGCAATTTCGCATTCGGTCTCAGCGCGGGGGAGTATGTGCCCCGAGGTTGGCGCCGACTCCTGGCATCTCACATGGTCAACGACGAAACCGTCGCCTTTGCCCGATCGGTGAGGGGCCGTCAAGCCCGTTGGCAGCATTTCGTCGTCATGGCCATACTTCTGTTTCCCGCATGGGTAGGCGGCGCCGCACTCGGCCAATTGCTCGGTTCCGTGGTCGACGCCGATGCCCTCGGCCTGGACGCTGCCTTTCCCATCATTCTGTTCTGCCTCGTGGTTCAGGACCTCAAGAATCCGCTTGTCGCAATCATCGCTGGCGGAGGAGCGATACTCGCGATCTCGGCTACTCCTGTGTTGCCCCTGGGGCTCGGAGCCGTCGCGTCGCTCGTGATCCTGATTCCGGCGGCCGGATTCATCTGGGCCAAAGGCCACATCCGCCCATCTCGCACGAGTGCCGAAGGAGGCGAAGTATGA
- a CDS encoding AzlD domain-containing protein translates to MSTLPFVIALAGLVIGTYILRYVGVRIGSMSGTEEDTEEPTPARLWMDRATVVLICAVAATTMVFEGQDVAGPARIIGTSAGIIAAIVKVPLLICVILGMATCAALRLFGVA, encoded by the coding sequence ATGAGCACCCTTCCCTTTGTGATCGCCTTGGCCGGTCTGGTCATCGGAACCTACATCCTGCGCTATGTGGGCGTGAGAATCGGTTCGATGTCCGGAACGGAGGAGGACACCGAAGAACCCACGCCCGCTCGCCTCTGGATGGACCGGGCCACCGTGGTCCTGATCTGCGCAGTCGCCGCGACCACCATGGTCTTCGAGGGGCAGGACGTCGCCGGGCCGGCGCGCATCATCGGGACTTCGGCCGGGATCATCGCCGCAATCGTCAAAGTTCCCCTTCTCATCTGCGTGATCCTCGGGATGGCTACCTGCGCGGCCCTTCGCCTGTTTGGCGTCGCGTAA
- a CDS encoding AMP-binding protein, producing the protein MTLPTNFVFSDPHNPTPNPATISDAARVDFWEKQAGRLSWAEPWHTAHRFEKPRPIGTDQDGAPEFSVPEIAWFEGGRLNAAYNCVDRHVEAGRGQHIALYFEGEPGDREVYTYARLQTEVSRAANALLDLGVEKGDRVVIYLPVIPETVIITLACARIGAVHSLVFGGFSAEALKFRVEDTGAKVLVTTDGQNRRGKVVPVKQNADEACAGDNSIEHVVVVRRTSRPGRKTPAGVPLSPSDKGFRSKDEQAVPWTTGRDVWWHDLIESASDVHEPEFFDAETPLFIIYTSGTTGRPKGLVHTTGGYLTQTAYTHALLFDLLPETLDEDGEVRPDELSAENDAGKVDSTVHWCTADLAWVTAHTYEIYGPLLNGVSEVIYEGTPNTPHFGRHFEIIERYGVTNYYTAPTLIRSLMGAFPQGLPASYNLASVRLLGSVGESINPEAWRWLRDNVGAGEVPFIDTWWQSETGATVCSPRPHDPQFAPAGSFSDDAPHTRVKPGCATRAVPGISTRVVDESGQDIEPSTQGFIVVDKIGPSMARTVWGNPQRYLDSYWKHYGDRGWFLAGDGAKVDDEGDTYILGRIDDVINISGHRLSTIEIESALVTHEAVVEAGVCPVEDELTGHAAIAFVTVAGDRPPNESELREALRDHVTREIGPIAKPKDVIVVKDIPKTRSGKITRRLLGELYQGRKLGDRSSLQNEEALDHIAEVLTRRQTGEGPRR; encoded by the coding sequence ATGACTCTTCCGACAAATTTTGTCTTCTCGGACCCCCACAATCCGACTCCGAATCCCGCCACGATCTCCGACGCCGCCCGCGTTGATTTCTGGGAAAAACAGGCAGGGCGCCTGTCCTGGGCCGAACCCTGGCACACCGCACACCGGTTCGAGAAGCCGCGGCCCATAGGCACTGACCAGGACGGAGCACCGGAGTTCAGCGTGCCCGAGATCGCCTGGTTCGAAGGCGGCAGACTGAACGCGGCCTATAACTGCGTAGACCGGCACGTCGAGGCGGGACGCGGCCAGCACATTGCCCTGTACTTCGAGGGCGAGCCCGGGGACCGGGAGGTCTACACCTACGCTCGGTTGCAGACGGAAGTCTCCCGTGCCGCGAATGCTCTGCTCGATCTCGGAGTCGAGAAAGGCGATCGCGTTGTGATCTATCTTCCGGTCATTCCGGAGACCGTCATCATCACACTCGCCTGTGCTCGGATCGGGGCCGTGCATTCGCTCGTATTCGGCGGCTTCTCCGCCGAAGCACTCAAATTCCGTGTCGAAGACACCGGTGCCAAGGTTCTGGTGACCACGGACGGTCAGAACCGAAGGGGCAAGGTCGTTCCCGTGAAGCAGAACGCCGACGAGGCCTGCGCGGGAGACAACTCCATCGAACACGTCGTGGTGGTCCGTCGGACCTCGCGTCCTGGCCGCAAGACGCCCGCGGGTGTTCCGCTCTCCCCGTCCGACAAAGGCTTCCGTTCCAAGGACGAGCAAGCTGTGCCGTGGACGACGGGACGCGATGTGTGGTGGCACGACCTCATCGAGAGCGCATCCGATGTGCACGAGCCGGAATTCTTCGATGCCGAAACCCCTCTGTTCATCATCTACACCTCCGGAACAACCGGCCGCCCGAAGGGACTTGTCCACACGACGGGCGGCTACCTCACCCAGACGGCATACACTCATGCCCTGTTATTCGATCTCCTCCCCGAAACTCTGGACGAGGACGGAGAAGTCCGTCCGGATGAGCTTTCCGCGGAGAATGACGCGGGCAAAGTCGATTCCACGGTTCACTGGTGCACGGCCGATCTCGCCTGGGTCACGGCCCACACTTACGAGATCTATGGTCCGCTCCTCAACGGGGTATCCGAGGTGATCTACGAGGGGACGCCCAATACCCCGCATTTCGGTCGCCACTTCGAAATCATCGAACGATACGGCGTCACGAATTACTACACCGCCCCGACCCTCATCCGTTCCTTGATGGGCGCTTTTCCGCAGGGCCTTCCCGCGAGCTATAACCTCGCGTCCGTGCGGCTTCTGGGATCAGTCGGTGAGTCCATCAATCCGGAAGCCTGGCGATGGCTGCGCGACAACGTGGGCGCCGGTGAGGTTCCGTTCATCGATACATGGTGGCAGTCCGAGACCGGCGCGACCGTGTGTTCTCCGAGACCTCACGATCCGCAGTTCGCACCTGCCGGTTCGTTCTCGGACGATGCACCGCACACGCGGGTCAAACCAGGTTGCGCAACCCGGGCGGTTCCGGGGATTTCGACGCGGGTTGTGGACGAGTCCGGACAGGACATCGAGCCGTCGACTCAGGGATTCATCGTGGTGGACAAAATCGGTCCCTCGATGGCGCGCACCGTGTGGGGCAACCCTCAGCGGTACTTGGATTCGTACTGGAAACACTACGGCGACCGCGGTTGGTTCCTCGCCGGGGACGGCGCCAAGGTCGACGACGAAGGCGACACCTACATCCTCGGCCGGATCGACGACGTCATCAACATCTCCGGGCACAGACTCTCGACCATCGAGATCGAGTCGGCTCTGGTGACCCACGAAGCCGTCGTCGAAGCAGGTGTCTGCCCCGTCGAGGACGAGCTCACGGGGCACGCCGCCATCGCATTCGTGACCGTCGCCGGCGATCGGCCCCCGAATGAGAGTGAGCTCCGGGAGGCCCTGAGGGACCATGTGACCCGGGAGATCGGCCCCATCGCCAAGCCGAAGGACGTCATCGTGGTCAAGGACATCCCCAAGACCAGGTCGGGCAAGATCACCCGGCGCCTTCTCGGGGAGCTGTACCAGGGGCGGAAATTGGGAGATCGGTCTTCGCTTCAGAATGAGGAAGCGTTGGACCACATCGCCGAGGTGCTTACGCGACGCCAAACAGGCGAAGGGCCGCGCAGGTAG
- a CDS encoding ABC transporter permease, whose protein sequence is MKFLPRNRWAVGALGLVLPLIMLLVWHLLSSTGVFSPIQLPTPSAVVDAGVELVQRHELWQHVGISTQRVILGFLIGSALGLVIGALIGLSHWTNVLAGPTVGAVRAVPSLAWVPLMLLWVGVGENSKVILVAIGAFFPVYTTVAGSLKHVDRQLIEAARSFGITGLRLFTTVQLPAVMPSVVSGLRLALAQAWLFLVAAELVGASMGLGFLLTDSQSNGRTDRLILAIILLAILGKITDALVGIFERWTQRRWGTAPADA, encoded by the coding sequence ATGAAATTCCTTCCGAGAAATCGTTGGGCCGTAGGCGCCCTGGGCTTGGTCCTGCCGTTGATCATGTTGCTGGTGTGGCATCTACTCTCCTCGACCGGTGTTTTCTCACCGATTCAGCTTCCGACGCCATCGGCCGTGGTCGATGCCGGGGTCGAGTTGGTTCAGCGCCACGAGCTGTGGCAACACGTGGGGATCTCGACGCAACGGGTAATCCTGGGGTTCCTCATCGGAAGCGCCCTCGGGCTGGTGATTGGTGCGTTGATCGGTCTCTCACACTGGACGAACGTCTTGGCCGGTCCGACCGTGGGAGCGGTGCGAGCCGTGCCGTCTCTTGCCTGGGTCCCCTTGATGCTGCTCTGGGTCGGCGTGGGCGAGAACTCAAAGGTCATTCTCGTCGCGATCGGCGCGTTCTTTCCCGTCTACACCACAGTCGCCGGTTCGCTGAAACACGTCGACCGCCAGCTGATCGAGGCCGCCCGCTCATTCGGGATCACTGGCCTACGACTTTTCACAACGGTTCAGCTTCCGGCGGTCATGCCGTCCGTGGTCTCCGGTCTCCGACTCGCCCTGGCCCAGGCATGGCTTTTCCTGGTGGCTGCAGAACTCGTAGGAGCTTCGATGGGCCTGGGCTTCCTGCTGACCGATTCGCAGAGCAACGGCCGAACCGACCGCCTGATTCTGGCGATCATTCTCTTGGCAATACTGGGCAAAATCACCGACGCCCTGGTAGGAATCTTTGAACGATGGACCCAACGCCGATGGGGCACCGCCCCGGCAGACGCGTAA